From Gimesia panareensis, the proteins below share one genomic window:
- the pcp gene encoding pyroglutamyl-peptidase I, with translation MTKVLLTGFEAYGYTPVNPAESVARALDGAMVGGAEIVSRIAPNTFFKCIDFVKAAIEEVQPELVVMMGEYGGRSMITVERLAQNLNDGTRYGLVDNAGRAMQGGLTAADGPAAYYTTLPIRAMVQAMRDAGIPADISDASGTFCCNHLMYGILHHLAQTESPIRAGWIHLPYLPGVAALVENLGEPSMSAETSTEGVRASIEAALTHPQDIDAASPSRLQI, from the coding sequence ATGACGAAAGTCTTACTCACCGGTTTTGAAGCCTACGGTTATACCCCGGTCAATCCTGCGGAGTCGGTGGCGCGGGCGCTGGATGGGGCTATGGTCGGCGGTGCGGAGATTGTCTCGCGAATTGCGCCGAACACGTTTTTTAAATGCATCGATTTCGTGAAGGCGGCGATCGAGGAAGTCCAACCGGAACTGGTGGTGATGATGGGCGAATACGGGGGCCGGTCGATGATCACCGTGGAGCGCCTGGCACAGAACCTGAATGACGGGACACGCTATGGGCTGGTGGATAACGCGGGGCGCGCGATGCAGGGAGGTTTGACGGCAGCTGACGGTCCCGCCGCGTATTATACGACGCTGCCGATTCGGGCGATGGTGCAGGCGATGCGCGATGCAGGAATTCCGGCTGACATCTCGGATGCTTCGGGGACCTTCTGCTGCAACCATCTGATGTATGGGATCCTGCATCATCTGGCGCAAACGGAGTCGCCCATTCGCGCAGGCTGGATCCATCTGCCCTATCTACCAGGCGTGGCGGCACTGGTGGAGAACCTGGGGGAACCCAGTATGTCGGCAGAAACCTCGACGGAAGGGGTCCGTGCCAGCATCGAAGCAGCGCTGACACATCCGCAGGACATCGATGCCGCGAGCCCTTCCCGACTGCAGATTTGA
- a CDS encoding DUF4282 domain-containing protein, with product MRDVLFFDSMLTPKFITFVYWLLLAGVAWSGLKVIFGGFGFSFEKLILGLLMMVTGAVGARIWCELLIVLFKIHDNVKKIAEK from the coding sequence ATGAGAGATGTTTTGTTTTTCGATTCAATGTTGACTCCCAAATTTATCACCTTCGTATACTGGTTGCTGCTGGCGGGAGTGGCCTGGTCGGGTTTGAAAGTGATCTTCGGCGGTTTTGGTTTTTCGTTTGAAAAACTGATCCTGGGCCTGTTGATGATGGTCACAGGTGCGGTTGGCGCCCGGATCTGGTGCGAGTTGTTGATCGTGCTGTTCAAGATTCATGACAACGTCAAAAAGATCGCAGAAAAGTAG
- a CDS encoding DUF6868 family protein yields MDLPTLTSFFMWCSVFNGGLLLLWTCCFLLMPDLVYRTQKRWFPLPRETFDVVMYVFVGAFKLLFLVFNLVPYLALLMIG; encoded by the coding sequence ATGGATCTGCCGACGTTGACTTCATTTTTCATGTGGTGCTCCGTCTTCAATGGCGGACTGCTGCTGTTGTGGACCTGCTGTTTCCTGTTGATGCCGGATCTGGTGTATCGGACTCAGAAACGCTGGTTTCCTCTCCCTCGGGAGACCTTTGATGTGGTAATGTATGTGTTTGTGGGCGCGTTCAAGCTGCTGTTTCTGGTGTTCAACCTGGTGCCTTATCTGGCGCTGTTGATGATCGGCTGA
- a CDS encoding DUF1559 domain-containing protein — translation MKNRKAFTLIELLVVIAIIAILIALLLPAVQQAREAARRNSCKNNLKQIGLALHNYHETFSSLPPGSIVYWNGSKYYGHGWTWHASILPYLDQVPMYNQIQGPSSSGMGSESGGTTSAKQRLAGRTVLSVFWCPSQPDCTQGVQKGGYSPSNYNGNMGTLIGNSGDNCYGGSITTPAQMAATGGCMAADGIFFISSSVRFRDVTDGLSNTIFVSEVVDSGGDSSLLGGYGSDRKHCFSGGADSNPPTEMSEYLIAAESNDPINAYHEEAAGSYHTGGAQFVFGDGRVRFLSENIDMTIYRAISTRAKRETIGDF, via the coding sequence ATGAAGAATCGAAAAGCGTTTACATTAATCGAGCTGCTGGTCGTGATTGCCATCATTGCCATCCTGATCGCCCTGCTGTTACCCGCGGTACAACAGGCCCGCGAAGCAGCCCGCCGCAACAGCTGCAAAAACAACCTGAAACAGATCGGACTGGCGCTGCACAACTATCACGAAACATTCAGTTCTCTTCCCCCAGGAAGTATCGTCTACTGGAACGGTTCAAAGTATTACGGCCACGGCTGGACCTGGCACGCCAGCATTCTGCCTTACCTGGATCAGGTCCCCATGTACAACCAGATTCAGGGTCCCAGTTCCAGCGGTATGGGATCTGAGTCCGGAGGCACTACCAGCGCCAAACAGAGGCTGGCCGGACGGACCGTCCTCTCCGTCTTCTGGTGTCCTTCCCAGCCGGACTGTACCCAGGGAGTTCAAAAGGGCGGCTATTCTCCTTCCAACTATAACGGCAACATGGGGACGCTCATCGGCAACTCGGGTGACAACTGCTACGGTGGTTCCATTACGACTCCCGCACAGATGGCAGCCACCGGCGGTTGCATGGCTGCCGACGGGATTTTCTTTATCAGCAGCAGCGTCCGCTTCCGTGACGTGACAGATGGACTGTCTAATACCATCTTCGTCAGTGAAGTCGTCGATTCCGGCGGAGACTCCAGTTTGCTGGGTGGATATGGAAGTGACCGTAAACACTGCTTCTCCGGCGGTGCTGACAGTAACCCCCCCACCGAAATGTCAGAATACCTGATCGCTGCAGAGAGCAACGACCCGATTAACGCGTATCACGAAGAAGCGGCTGGCAGCTACCACACTGGCGGAGCGCAGTTTGTCTTCGGTGACGGTCGTGTCCGCTTCCTCTCCGAAAACATCGACATGACCATCTACCGCGCCATCAGCACCCGCGCCAAACGGGAAACCATTGGCGATTTCTAA
- a CDS encoding right-handed parallel beta-helix repeat-containing protein, translating into MCSRNHLPTPLPRLTLLSLSCLLTFCITSRTLIADTLSVPEKFPTIQSAIDAAQPGDTVLVAAGTYYERLRLKPGVSLKSAGDESRGERGLKRAEATIIDGSRQTEGAGVLLAENAVLDGFTITGVGMYDEQKWNHHHATRGEEQSHEHIGAPGTPGVAIMGVTCTVQNNIVHHIGYTGIAALATEGKRCTPHIYRNVCYRNMGGGIGSMHDSQAVIEENTCFENFYAGIGHDDASPTVINNTCFENIRAGIGVSEGSCPLVRGNKCYKNRRAGIGSRTGANTRPLIEDNECYENGMAGIGSSESAAPLIRNNRCYQNQLAGIGSRSHASPTIIGNECYQNGQSGIGQQGDAVTTLINNYCHHNKTAGLGFAACKSGRSTVINNRIIDNAQVAVGVHAGWTVQFMGNEFARQGGLPPILMVFAGADVTLTGNTIRGGGVAGIRVAGKLRAENNEFAGTSLRKVGPPNFGVWALPGAEVTLSGNRFHHWRHALQASEATVFASHNRISDFHRTAFLIQNPTAPVHVFDNVAVSNDPEVEILTLKSQTGTVKGNELRKPDAAEKNQSP; encoded by the coding sequence ATGTGCTCGCGCAATCATCTTCCCACCCCACTCCCGCGTCTCACTCTGCTGTCCCTGAGTTGTCTGCTGACTTTCTGCATTACTTCCAGAACGCTAATCGCGGACACTCTGTCCGTTCCCGAAAAGTTTCCGACGATTCAATCCGCCATCGACGCCGCACAACCGGGAGACACCGTCCTGGTCGCAGCAGGAACCTACTATGAACGCCTGCGTCTGAAACCAGGTGTCTCACTCAAAAGTGCCGGAGACGAGAGCAGGGGAGAACGCGGCCTGAAGCGTGCTGAAGCCACGATCATCGACGGCAGCAGACAGACAGAGGGAGCCGGAGTCCTGCTGGCAGAGAACGCGGTACTGGACGGCTTCACCATCACGGGCGTCGGCATGTACGACGAACAGAAATGGAATCACCACCACGCCACGCGGGGTGAAGAACAGTCACACGAGCACATCGGTGCTCCCGGCACTCCCGGCGTTGCCATCATGGGAGTCACCTGCACGGTGCAGAATAACATCGTCCATCACATCGGTTACACCGGTATCGCTGCCCTGGCGACGGAAGGCAAACGCTGCACGCCGCACATTTATCGCAATGTCTGTTACCGCAACATGGGTGGCGGCATCGGCTCCATGCACGACTCGCAGGCAGTCATCGAAGAGAACACCTGCTTCGAAAACTTCTACGCCGGCATCGGACACGATGACGCCAGCCCGACCGTCATCAATAATACCTGCTTTGAAAACATCCGCGCCGGCATCGGTGTCAGCGAAGGATCCTGCCCCCTCGTGCGCGGCAACAAGTGTTACAAGAACCGCCGCGCCGGTATTGGCTCCCGCACCGGCGCCAATACGCGTCCCCTGATTGAAGACAATGAATGCTATGAAAACGGCATGGCCGGTATCGGCTCCAGCGAGTCAGCCGCTCCGCTGATCCGCAACAACCGCTGCTATCAGAACCAGCTGGCAGGCATCGGCTCCCGCTCTCACGCCTCTCCCACCATCATCGGCAATGAATGTTATCAGAACGGACAGTCCGGCATTGGCCAGCAGGGCGACGCCGTCACTACACTCATCAATAATTATTGTCATCACAACAAAACCGCAGGCCTCGGCTTTGCGGCTTGTAAGTCCGGTCGATCCACGGTGATCAACAACCGCATCATCGACAACGCGCAGGTCGCCGTCGGGGTTCATGCCGGCTGGACCGTCCAGTTCATGGGAAATGAATTCGCACGCCAGGGAGGTCTGCCTCCCATCCTCATGGTCTTCGCGGGCGCCGATGTCACCCTCACCGGAAATACCATTCGTGGAGGGGGAGTGGCCGGCATTCGCGTCGCCGGGAAACTGCGGGCGGAAAACAATGAATTCGCGGGGACGTCACTCCGCAAAGTCGGTCCCCCCAACTTCGGAGTCTGGGCACTGCCTGGTGCGGAGGTCACGCTCAGCGGCAATCGCTTCCATCACTGGCGTCACGCCCTGCAAGCCAGTGAGGCCACCGTCTTTGCCTCCCACAACAGGATCAGTGATTTTCATCGCACTGCATTTTTGATACAAAACCCAACTGCTCCGGTCCACGTTTTCGACAACGTGGCAGTCTCCAACGACCCCGAGGTAGAAATCCTCACACTGAAAAGCCAGACAGGCACGGTGAAAGGAAATGAATTACGCAAGCCGGATGCTGCGGAAAAAAATCAATCCCCATAA
- a CDS encoding macro domain-containing protein, with the protein MALPLDLWLIHPDSEMCDAFRDRFQQLPHVTVIESRFEDLPPHDCFVTAANSFGIMTAGIDAAVVRFHGEELMQRIQHRIMDLYLGEQPLGTSFLEPTGNPEFPYVAHSPTMRVPGSISGTDKVYAATWASLLAVYQHNVSHRGNESEQIKTVVFPAMGAGFGGVPYREVARQMAVAWQHYLDPPHRMDWDMVIRRQKAIAYDEGQQVVR; encoded by the coding sequence ATGGCTCTGCCCCTGGATCTCTGGCTGATTCATCCCGATTCAGAAATGTGTGACGCGTTTCGGGATCGCTTTCAGCAACTCCCCCACGTGACGGTAATCGAAAGCCGTTTTGAAGACCTGCCCCCGCACGACTGTTTTGTGACGGCGGCGAATTCGTTTGGCATCATGACCGCCGGGATCGATGCGGCGGTAGTCCGTTTTCACGGCGAGGAACTGATGCAGCGGATCCAGCATCGCATTATGGATCTGTATCTGGGCGAGCAGCCTCTGGGGACTTCGTTTCTGGAGCCGACGGGAAATCCCGAGTTTCCGTATGTGGCGCACAGCCCGACGATGCGCGTGCCGGGTTCAATTTCCGGGACGGATAAAGTGTATGCGGCGACCTGGGCTTCACTGCTGGCCGTCTATCAGCACAATGTGAGTCACCGCGGTAATGAAAGTGAGCAGATCAAGACGGTGGTCTTCCCTGCGATGGGAGCCGGTTTTGGGGGCGTGCCTTACCGGGAAGTGGCCCGGCAGATGGCGGTGGCCTGGCAGCATTATCTGGATCCGCCGCACCGGATGGACTGGGATATGGTTATCCGCCGACAGAAAGCGATTGCCTATGATGAGGGGCAGCAGGTGGTTCGCTGA
- a CDS encoding DUF4291 domain-containing protein: MASLYEIRADYNRETIVVYQAYAPQIADAALAAQKFVAPFSFGRMTWIKPSFLWLMHRSNWGQKSGQTRILAVRISRAGWERALSQGELTSPEQRVYGSASEWEQKFRAAPVHIQWDTERSSRGAALPCFSIQVGLSRQIIREFVDEWIVGIEDLTPLVRKLNAIRTESSRSLKRSLPVEKIYPLPKELARKLLISR; the protein is encoded by the coding sequence ATGGCCAGTCTTTATGAAATTCGAGCGGACTATAATCGCGAGACGATCGTGGTGTATCAGGCGTATGCGCCGCAGATTGCTGATGCTGCCCTCGCGGCGCAGAAATTTGTCGCTCCCTTTTCCTTCGGGCGTATGACGTGGATCAAGCCTTCGTTTCTGTGGCTGATGCATCGCAGCAACTGGGGACAGAAATCGGGACAGACGCGGATTCTGGCGGTGCGGATCAGCCGCGCGGGGTGGGAGCGGGCACTTTCACAAGGAGAGCTGACGTCTCCCGAGCAGCGCGTGTATGGATCGGCTTCGGAATGGGAGCAGAAATTTCGCGCTGCGCCGGTGCACATTCAATGGGATACGGAGCGAAGTTCCCGCGGGGCGGCGCTGCCCTGTTTCAGTATTCAGGTGGGGCTCAGCCGTCAGATCATTCGCGAATTCGTGGATGAGTGGATTGTAGGGATCGAAGATCTGACGCCGCTGGTCCGCAAGCTGAATGCGATTCGCACCGAGAGCAGCCGCAGCTTGAAACGGTCTTTGCCGGTCGAGAAAATTTATCCACTGCCGAAAGAATTGGCGCGAAAGCTGTTGATTTCCCGCTGA
- a CDS encoding sialidase family protein → MKTSLKLILLFLILATLNVNLQAADELPLIDLSKQTDRQTVIAAGTPEVYQGHPTTLLMPDRKTILAVWCINHGGSAGPMARSTDGGKTWQRIDDRLPAGYSTHQNCPSIYRMIGPDGTARLWVFSAALGKRGGPGMPSIMSEDAGKTWKEMPPLGFPCVMTFSSMVRLKDGRYLGLYHRGPNGKDRAPLVVLQTISADGGFTWSKPRIVAEVAGKNPCEPCVFRSPDGKQLCCLMRENTHKGRSLMMFSNDEGQTWTKPVDTPWGLTGDRHKQVFTKDGQLVICFRDQAPGSSTRGHFVAWVGTYDDIVNGRDGKYRIKLLHQYGRKGDCGYPGVELLPDGTIVATTYVKYRDNANQNSVVSVRFNLDDLPQPKAD, encoded by the coding sequence ATGAAAACCTCTCTGAAACTCATCCTCCTGTTCCTGATTTTGGCCACACTCAACGTCAACCTGCAGGCCGCCGATGAACTGCCGCTCATCGATCTCTCAAAGCAGACCGATCGCCAGACGGTCATCGCCGCCGGCACGCCTGAAGTCTACCAGGGGCACCCGACCACACTCTTAATGCCCGACCGGAAAACCATCTTGGCGGTCTGGTGTATTAACCACGGGGGCTCCGCCGGTCCCATGGCCCGCAGCACCGATGGTGGCAAAACCTGGCAGCGGATCGATGACCGGCTGCCCGCCGGTTACTCCACGCACCAGAACTGCCCCAGCATCTACCGCATGATCGGCCCCGACGGGACAGCCCGGCTCTGGGTCTTCTCAGCGGCACTCGGCAAACGGGGAGGGCCGGGCATGCCTTCCATCATGAGTGAGGATGCCGGCAAAACCTGGAAAGAGATGCCCCCGCTCGGTTTTCCCTGTGTGATGACGTTCAGCAGCATGGTCCGCCTTAAGGATGGACGCTACCTGGGACTCTATCATCGGGGACCGAATGGCAAAGATCGGGCGCCGCTGGTTGTTCTGCAGACCATCTCCGCAGATGGCGGCTTCACCTGGTCCAAACCGCGGATCGTCGCAGAAGTCGCTGGCAAAAATCCCTGCGAACCCTGCGTTTTCCGCAGCCCGGACGGTAAACAGCTCTGCTGCCTGATGCGGGAAAACACACACAAGGGCCGCAGCCTGATGATGTTCAGCAACGATGAAGGTCAAACCTGGACGAAGCCGGTTGACACTCCCTGGGGACTGACCGGCGACCGGCACAAACAGGTCTTCACAAAAGACGGTCAACTGGTGATCTGCTTCCGTGATCAGGCGCCTGGCAGTTCCACACGCGGCCACTTCGTCGCCTGGGTCGGCACGTATGACGACATCGTCAACGGCCGGGACGGCAAATACCGCATCAAGCTGCTGCACCAGTATGGACGCAAAGGGGACTGTGGCTACCCCGGTGTCGAACTGCTGCCCGACGGCACCATCGTCGCGACCACCTACGTTAAATATCGCGACAACGCCAACCAGAATTCCGTCGTCTCCGTCCGCTTCAACCTGGATGACTTACCCCAACCGAAAGCGGACTGA
- a CDS encoding carboxypeptidase-like regulatory domain-containing protein, giving the protein MDLFYKNRMLHLALLALCVSFTGCGGGLNDQPDLGLVTGTMTFEGSPLSGASVTFMPDSGRPASATTDAAGNYELVYIRNTKGCKIGHNKVVITSVVEGANEMEAEGDDGAPAESTKEKLPAKYNTDTELEADVKAGENTINFDLKKS; this is encoded by the coding sequence ATGGATCTTTTTTACAAAAACAGAATGCTGCATCTGGCCCTGCTGGCCCTGTGTGTGAGTTTCACCGGCTGCGGTGGCGGCTTGAACGATCAACCTGACCTGGGACTGGTCACAGGCACGATGACCTTCGAAGGTTCCCCCCTGTCTGGGGCCTCGGTCACCTTCATGCCTGACAGCGGTCGTCCTGCCAGCGCGACCACGGACGCTGCCGGTAACTACGAACTGGTTTATATCCGCAACACCAAAGGCTGCAAAATCGGACACAACAAGGTCGTGATCACCTCCGTCGTTGAAGGTGCCAACGAAATGGAAGCCGAAGGCGATGATGGTGCACCGGCAGAATCAACGAAAGAAAAACTGCCGGCCAAATACAACACAGACACCGAACTGGAAGCCGACGTCAAAGCCGGCGAAAACACCATTAACTTCGACCTGAAAAAATCCTGA
- a CDS encoding SDR family oxidoreductase, whose translation MPCLSAADESGLILLTGATGYVGGRLLQVLESRGARLRCLARRPEVLRERVAETTEVVYGDVLEPETLLPALRGVKVAYYLIHSMGEAGSFEENDRRAAEHFALAARTAGVERIIYLGGLGNEAETLSPHLRSRQEVGRILRSSGVPVIEFRASIVIGSGSLSFEMIRALVERLPVMVTPRWVMRAAQPIAIEDLIAYLTEALEIPLPESRIFEIGGADQVSYADIMRVYARCRGMRVRMIPVPVLTPYLSSLWLGLVTPLYARIGRKLIESIVHSTVVQDESARDSFSIEPMGIEAAMQRALSNEEREYAETRWSDAVSSSGRVRSWSGVRFGNRLVDARSIAVNCPPDIAFEPIQRIGGETGWYACNWLWHLRGWLDLLVGGIGVRRGRAHPVQLRVGDTVDFWRVEAFEPGRRLRLAAEMKLPGRAWLEFEVKEDAHGSTISQTAMFDPVGLWGRLYWYAVCPLHYFVFAGMLKNIARAAERVEAEKTSSESAISR comes from the coding sequence ATGCCTTGTCTGTCTGCTGCTGACGAATCTGGGTTGATCCTGTTGACCGGAGCAACCGGATATGTGGGGGGACGGTTGCTGCAGGTGCTGGAATCGCGGGGCGCCCGGCTGCGTTGCCTGGCCCGGCGGCCGGAGGTGCTGCGGGAGCGGGTCGCAGAGACCACGGAGGTGGTTTACGGCGATGTGCTGGAACCGGAGACGCTACTGCCGGCGCTGAGAGGCGTCAAGGTGGCCTATTACCTGATTCACTCGATGGGCGAGGCCGGTTCGTTTGAAGAGAACGACCGGCGGGCCGCGGAACACTTCGCACTGGCTGCCCGTACGGCGGGAGTGGAGCGGATCATCTACCTGGGCGGTCTCGGTAATGAAGCAGAGACGCTCTCCCCTCACCTGCGGAGCCGGCAGGAAGTGGGGCGGATATTAAGGTCTTCGGGTGTGCCGGTGATTGAATTCCGGGCATCGATTGTGATCGGCTCGGGGAGTCTGTCGTTCGAGATGATCCGGGCGCTGGTGGAACGGCTGCCGGTAATGGTGACACCCAGGTGGGTGATGCGGGCCGCCCAGCCCATCGCGATTGAAGATCTGATCGCGTATCTAACCGAAGCGCTGGAGATCCCGCTGCCCGAGAGCCGCATTTTTGAGATTGGTGGTGCCGATCAGGTTTCTTATGCTGATATCATGCGGGTTTATGCCCGGTGTCGAGGGATGCGGGTGCGGATGATTCCGGTGCCGGTGCTGACCCCTTATCTGTCGAGCCTGTGGCTGGGACTGGTGACGCCGCTCTATGCGCGGATTGGCCGCAAACTGATTGAAAGCATTGTGCATTCGACAGTGGTCCAGGATGAGAGTGCGCGAGATAGTTTTTCGATTGAGCCAATGGGGATTGAGGCGGCGATGCAGCGGGCGCTGTCCAACGAGGAACGCGAGTATGCGGAGACCCGCTGGTCGGATGCGGTCTCTTCTTCGGGACGCGTGCGTTCGTGGAGCGGCGTGCGGTTTGGAAACCGGTTGGTGGATGCTCGGAGTATCGCAGTGAATTGTCCACCTGACATCGCCTTTGAGCCGATTCAACGGATTGGGGGCGAGACGGGCTGGTATGCTTGCAACTGGCTGTGGCACCTGCGGGGCTGGCTGGATCTGCTGGTGGGAGGCATTGGAGTGCGGCGCGGCCGGGCGCATCCGGTGCAGTTGCGAGTGGGCGATACGGTTGATTTCTGGCGGGTGGAAGCGTTTGAACCGGGCCGTCGGCTGAGGCTGGCGGCCGAGATGAAGCTGCCCGGTCGTGCCTGGCTGGAGTTCGAAGTCAAAGAGGATGCGCACGGTTCGACCATTTCACAGACAGCAATGTTTGATCCGGTGGGACTGTGGGGGCGGCTGTACTGGTATGCGGTCTGCCCGCTGCATTATTTCGTGTTTGCGGGGATGCTGAAAAATATCGCTCGAGCAGCGGAACGAGTCGAGGCTGAGAAGACTTCTTCCGAATCGGCTATTTCCCGGTAG
- a CDS encoding tetratricopeptide repeat protein, with translation MIIYGSQMYFKENVVKSMGVCEHCGRYSQQTSYQGRKFGHIYFIPLFPMAPRSQVLNECGSCNMGSHIPLEQLEPILEDIRDNFKTWIGHVQDGKNEVHLEGEPVNVGLLLHDLLENLYLLQEVDSAGSIVSVLKSQDMHSEAEMVSARWHELQGDLSRAIASYKTAHEHSPEEIRILYNIGRLQQMQGNNPQALLTYEKCLEMEPDSLRLRLDIAGIHESEKDFPKIVESYDKVYDLCPELVGDKGMKKVYKKACKKSGVQGKYL, from the coding sequence ATGATCATCTACGGCTCGCAGATGTATTTCAAAGAGAACGTCGTCAAATCAATGGGGGTCTGCGAGCACTGTGGCCGGTACAGTCAGCAGACCAGTTACCAGGGGCGGAAATTCGGGCACATCTATTTCATTCCCCTGTTTCCCATGGCGCCGCGGTCCCAGGTTCTGAACGAATGCGGCAGCTGTAACATGGGAAGTCATATTCCGCTGGAGCAGCTGGAACCGATCCTGGAGGACATCCGCGATAATTTCAAGACGTGGATCGGACACGTGCAGGACGGGAAAAATGAAGTGCATCTCGAAGGAGAACCTGTCAATGTCGGGCTCCTGCTGCACGACCTGCTGGAGAATCTGTATCTGCTGCAGGAAGTTGACAGTGCCGGTTCGATAGTTTCGGTGCTGAAGTCACAGGATATGCATTCGGAGGCGGAAATGGTTTCCGCGCGTTGGCATGAGCTGCAGGGGGATCTGAGCCGGGCAATCGCCAGTTATAAGACAGCGCATGAACACAGCCCGGAAGAGATTCGAATTCTGTATAACATCGGTCGCCTGCAGCAAATGCAGGGAAACAATCCGCAGGCACTGTTGACCTATGAAAAGTGCCTGGAGATGGAGCCGGACAGTCTGCGGCTGCGGTTGGATATTGCCGGGATTCATGAAAGCGAGAAGGATTTCCCCAAAATCGTCGAAAGCTACGACAAGGTCTACGATCTGTGTCCGGAACTGGTTGGGGACAAGGGGATGAAGAAAGTCTATAAGAAGGCCTGTAAGAAATCGGGAGTGCAGGGAAAGTATCTGTGA
- a CDS encoding GntR family transcriptional regulator, with protein MYEAVENLADRAYRFIRQELQEGKLTPGMQLVNRKLAERVGVSVIPVREAIHRLVSEGLVEHVPGAGAFVRNPNREDLEELYVLRDALESCAAAEAAHYITPHQLDDLDALMTEFHEIRDLVSQRSEGYATPSQFHRWLDCEAVFHQTVIEASGNRLIAKVIREHSAVTLVFESQRNSSRLLTMELAERTCRDKEDLLAALRAGDGPRAREVMSAQIQRGCRDVLAFLRQQERRS; from the coding sequence ATGTATGAAGCCGTCGAGAATCTGGCAGATCGTGCCTATCGGTTTATCAGGCAGGAACTGCAGGAGGGGAAGCTGACGCCTGGCATGCAACTGGTCAATCGCAAGCTGGCTGAGCGGGTTGGCGTGAGTGTGATTCCGGTGCGCGAGGCAATTCACCGCCTGGTATCCGAGGGGCTGGTGGAGCATGTTCCCGGAGCCGGTGCGTTCGTGCGGAATCCGAATCGCGAGGATCTGGAAGAGCTGTATGTCCTGCGGGATGCGCTGGAGAGCTGTGCCGCCGCGGAAGCAGCCCATTACATCACGCCTCACCAACTGGATGATCTGGATGCGCTGATGACCGAGTTTCATGAAATTCGCGATCTGGTCAGTCAGCGGAGTGAAGGCTACGCGACGCCGTCCCAGTTTCATCGCTGGCTGGATTGTGAAGCGGTCTTTCATCAGACAGTGATCGAGGCTTCCGGGAACCGGCTGATCGCGAAAGTGATCCGGGAGCACAGTGCAGTGACGCTCGTTTTTGAATCGCAGCGGAACAGTTCCCGGCTGTTAACCATGGAACTGGCGGAACGGACCTGTCGTGATAAAGAAGACCTGCTGGCCGCGTTACGTGCCGGCGATGGTCCCCGGGCCCGCGAAGTGATGAGTGCCCAGATTCAGCGTGGTTGCCGGGATGTGCTCGCATTTCTCAGACAGCAGGAACGCCGCTCCTGA
- a CDS encoding alpha/beta fold hydrolase: MARTESGTFTTSDGVNLHYLAAGAGPPLVLLPGWSQSAALFQKQLDAFSENYRCLALDYRGHGESAKPDYGYRVSRLAMDLREFLQALELQDVILLGHSAGCAVIWCYLDLFGEAGLKGLVLCDQMIARIRRPEWSEEECRQYGAEVGGDEVLAQAELVGGPEGPAKSAEFLAGMFTESFSEAELLQVIQESLKFPRPYAAELLLSVSAADYRDLLPRISLPALCIGGAASHLGPAAMPWIAAQVPRGELVMIAADAGGSHFMYLENPEAFNSAVKKFCDALELEDR, translated from the coding sequence ATGGCGAGAACCGAATCCGGAACGTTCACGACTTCGGACGGGGTGAATCTGCATTACCTCGCGGCGGGTGCTGGTCCCCCACTCGTGCTGCTGCCCGGCTGGTCACAGTCGGCGGCGCTGTTTCAGAAGCAACTGGATGCGTTTAGCGAAAACTACCGCTGTCTGGCGCTGGATTACCGCGGGCATGGGGAGTCGGCCAAGCCGGATTATGGTTATCGTGTCTCCCGGCTGGCGATGGATCTGCGCGAGTTTCTGCAGGCGTTGGAGCTGCAGGATGTCATTCTGCTCGGGCATTCCGCGGGGTGTGCGGTGATCTGGTGCTATCTGGATCTGTTTGGTGAAGCGGGCCTGAAGGGGCTGGTGCTCTGCGATCAGATGATTGCCCGTATTCGTCGTCCGGAATGGTCGGAAGAGGAATGCCGACAGTATGGGGCCGAGGTGGGGGGCGATGAAGTCCTGGCACAGGCGGAACTGGTGGGAGGCCCAGAGGGACCGGCGAAGTCAGCCGAGTTCCTGGCGGGCATGTTTACCGAGAGTTTCTCCGAAGCAGAACTGTTGCAGGTGATTCAAGAGAGCCTGAAGTTTCCCCGTCCGTATGCTGCAGAACTGCTGCTGAGCGTGAGTGCGGCCGACTATCGCGATCTGCTGCCCCGGATTTCGTTGCCCGCGCTGTGTATTGGCGGCGCGGCCAGTCACCTGGGACCTGCGGCAATGCCCTGGATTGCCGCACAGGTTCCCCGCGGGGAGCTGGTGATGATCGCTGCGGATGCAGGGGGCAGCCATTTCATGTACCTGGAGAATCCGGAGGCGTTTAATAGTGCGGTGAAGAAGTTCTGCGATGCGTTAGAGCTCGAAGACAGGTAG